Below is a genomic region from Rhododendron vialii isolate Sample 1 chromosome 5a, ASM3025357v1.
ATATCttttacttcctccgtctcaatttaagtATCCATTATGGTTCtgtgtgtcattttcaatggcttatatctctcaacatatattatgttttatatttttaaaatcattgtctgatagaaataattgagatctatcaaacaagatttatattgcatatttttaacaatatatatatattgagagatataagcaattgaaaatgacacgcaaaACCATAGTGGACACTTTGGGATGAAGGGAGTAATTTGATCTACTCCAATTAAATTTGCTCTTTCTTAAGAACTTAGATTTGAAACCTCCCAAGTATTATCAATTCTTTTAGGGCTAGTTTATACACAGTTTTGTTTCAACTTTAATTGGGTTTTCCACCTCTTCTCTTTGCATATAACCTTGTGAAAAGAAGCTAATAAGCCCTGGCCAGTATGAGCTTATGCACTAGCTTAGAAAAGGTGTAAAAGTAAGCACCATAAGAGAAAAATATGTTTCTTGCaatgtttggagagagagagatggatggaTTTGGTTTAAGAAATTTATTTAACGAAATTATTGATGGAGAAAAGTTAGATTTCCTTTTGATCATGTTTCAAAagtaaattgcttttcccacccccccTGACACCATACCCCTCCCGGTCCCACatcctttttcctcttttaccctCCCTCAGCCCTTTTAATTACCTCTCTCCCTTTTAATTACCTCTCTCCGCCATTTTAATTGGTCTCTGCTAGCCCCAAACGGCGacgtttgggttaaaaaaaaattctcaccctcaatttgcaatcctatggagcagaaatgtaattatgagagccttagagacaaaatttgattatgtctctttagaataatatgatcaaaataaaaagatcttcacacctgttcaaacgcattaaaaattgaagcacttaattttttaaccatattttttaatatataaacggtctaataaaaaaaattaaatgctcaaaTTTTTCctccggtgcaaagatcttgttattctgattatattgacaagattTTTGCACTCATTCAAACGGAgcgaaaatttaagcacttaatttttttagaccgtttatatatattaaaaaatatggttaaaaaattaagtgtttcaatttttaatgcgtttgaacgggtgtgaagatttttttattctgatcatattattttaatttatttctttatttaattactcatatctttttaaggcttttcaacaaaacaccctaagacttattttttagttctaagactctcttaggatatccattgaaaggctttgaaaccaaaaatttattacgaccatttaggatgaaatggtCAGAAAAAATAGCATATTtacactgattcaaacggattgaaaattgaaatacttatttttgtaactatattttttaatctataaaggacaaaaaaagaaaaaaaaaacagtcgtataaacatgatcaattgaaacactttttttttcttaattactttacaaagcctagaattagacttgaacctattattaaagagaaaaaaaaattcaaactagaaagaaagaaaaagaaataaaatgaaaaaaaaaattaaactggaaagaaaaggaaaagaaagaaagaaagaaagaaactgtaaagaaagaaagaagaaaaggaagaaagagagagagagaaaggggcggGGTAATTCCGGAAAAAGGATGGTGGGGCCGGGAGGGGTGTGTGTCAGGGAaggggggaatagcagctctcgtttcaaaaactttttgatTCTCAGACAAGGGGAGAGTATACTGCgaaacccaaataaaaaccaaaaagggAATGTAGATATGCTGGAAAGAGCGATGCTACCAGCCCTCAATCTTTATTAGTCAATCAGTGGGGCCTGACTGTGGTTTGGACAGTTTCTGGATTCAACGAATTCTCAAATGGGCTCATAAAATATCAGCCATGTTATGTATACTGATTCAGATTTAATCATGAATTATTAAGGCCGATAGTTGTTGGGTGGCCCAAATATTACTTCCAACATTTGAGGAGGGAGTGAATTTTCAAGCATATACCAAAACCGGGGTTCTTCCAGGCCACCCCAATTTTGTCATTCTTTATCTGTGTAGGCTCATTTCGCGTCAAACTCTACCCACGTAAGTTCTGTTTTAAGTGAAGTACCCAAAAACCTCACCTTTATTACTCCCAAAAGAGACACACAGAAATATCCCTACCTCTGAGGACGTTCCCATCTCAACCCTCCCGACGAGTGCCTGGCCTGCGTCTTCCAGTCCCTCTCCTCCGGCGACCGGAAATGGTGCTACCTTATCTGCCACCGGTAGCTCCGGGTCAACAGACAGAGCCGCCACCGCCTCTCCCTCCATGCCCGCTCCGACCTGCCCTCCGCGGTTCCTTGTCTCTTCACCCGGTTTGACGCAGTTTCTTGTGTCTTTTTGAAACATGTGAAATTTGCATTATGGGACATATGAATTCTGCATTTTGGGATGTGAATTATGAAAAGGTGTGAATTATGGAAAGTCAACGAGCCGTCGGGGACTCGAAGCGGCACTGGGGCAGTAGATTGTCGTGCTCCGGCTCGAAGTCAACCGCTTCTACTTCTGTAAAGCGATTGgatggaagaagaggagggagTGGAGGATGACGATGGCGGCGCCGGCCAGGCATCCTTGTTCGAAGGCAATGTCTGTAATATGTATATATTTCCACGCAAACACAACAGTAATTGTTAGAAAAACAGAGTTATACACCTCCTCCCAAATTTTTTGCCTGTAGGAGTAATCGAAGAATACTGTGAATGGAGGTGCTGATGTGAGAAGTTGAGAACGACCTATTTTATGAGTTGGGTGGACTGATTacgtgtattttttttttatccagatTAAGTGTTTGTctgtttgtgaatttttttttagaggggtgtgaattttgaatttagtGTTGTGAATTGTATAATTTGGATGGGTGTGaatggtgtgaattctgcaaatgaaTGTGAATTCTAGatgtgtgaattttgaaaagggaTGTGAATTTTGCAAAGAATGTAAATTCTGGAAAGAGGTGCACTGaaaaaatgtgtgaattctgtaaaTGGATGTGAATTCTATAACTGGTGTGAATTctagggggtgtgaattctgaagGTGCAAAAAGTGACAAGGACAAATTAGtaaaaacatctcaaaaaaAAGGGTCTTGAAATGATAGCATGACAAAAAAGGGTTGGATTGGAACACCAACAAAAAAATGGGACCGACATGTCATTTtccgaaggaaaaaaaaaaaagaaagatacaaATTTAGAGGCCCAATCAATCATATATGGGCCCATTTGGCCTGTGATAAGAATTAGAGGTATTATTAATGAAAAGAGAATAAGATAATATAGAGTATTATTTATGGAGGGTGGACCCacattgatttgatttttatgGAGggtgaataaaaaaatagttgatTTAGATGAAATATTAAAAATGAGGGATAAAATGGAGAATaagattttttgtgtggttgaaTTAAAGGGGAAGGGGGTATTATAAACCTCATCCGGGGTATTAATTAATAACATCCCAAAATCCACCCACAAATAATACCCCGCGCCCCCTACGCCCGGATAAACTAAACCCCCCTAATCCCTTATTCCCCTTGTCTAATTGCTTTCCAAACCAAGGATAACCTGCCCGCCTCTTTGTTACCCCCCACCCAAAGTAATTCCCAAACATtcctttcaatcattactctaatttctctctctatttctcttcactcattaccctaatttttctctctaattaCCCataaaccaaactcaaaaaattttaaaacatcaTCCAAACATGACAAAGTTATTCAAGTCTCTTCTTTTGTGTTGTAGAAGCTTCAAGTGAGAATTGTCAAATCAGAGAAGTTGCTTCATTTGCATGCTATCCCCGTTCACATTTGTCCTGCAAATCAGGCCCAGGCAGGACCACACCAATAAACGGGAATAGATTTCTCCAAtttgaaatatcttttattattcttttttttaatcgataGAAGATGTCATTTACGTTATACTATATGAAGtacaaattaactacaaaccCTCTGTTGTAAactttccattttccttttgtttaatGCAccccaaaaagagagaaaacataAGGCGAACAAGATCGCCAATATTTACTCAATTGCGATTTACTCCTCTATGCTCTCAATTGTGGTTTTAATCAATTGTTCAACTAGTACTGGAGCAGCTCATCGTTGGTGTGTCGGAAGGATTACAGCAGGTTCAGCTATTTTTATTGAAGCATGAGCTTTACGGATTGCTTGTGCTACGGCCTTGGAGATGAATTTTGCTGAAGTAATTTTCGAAAGGGTTTGTCTGGAGATAGTAAAAGCAGTTACTGATGGAAAAGGGGCATGTCCTTGGGAGGTTAACACCATGGTGGAAGATATCAAGGAATGGGCAAACGGTAAAAGACGGTATCTTGTATGGTgttgtagagagaaaaataaagttGCTCATCGGTTAGCTTCCAATTGTCTAGATAGGAATTTCATTTCTCGCTCAGGTTGTATTCCGCCTGAAATAGAAGTTTTGATGACTAGAGATGTAAATGGTTAATTGAGTGATATGTGAACGACCttgatcttttaaaaaaaattaaaaaaaatttgttgtacTAGTACCATTTTTTAACTCAACATTTGGCGAGGACTCTTCACGTTAATTGGTGCAACCTTTTTATCTGTTGGGTGAAACAATCTAGTGCTCATAATCAAACGAACTCGTGAAAAACATGACACTAGGAAAGTCTTGTTTCTTTTGGTAGTGGGATGCGCATTCACACCTAACCACTACCACCACTTGACTTTGTCCTCGTCGATCTGCCTATGCAATCGTGGTCAACTTGTGTGCGCCTTTAGTAATTCCGAAACCGTAAAATTTATATTGTCcggacaaatctctggtggttccaagatttgaaatgtttagtCTTCATAGAATTCCAACTTCCGATGTCATGAAGGGCAAATTATATTTACTTTTTCATGCCCACTTGGATAAACCCCTTTCGCCAACATATTTTGTATTGAAACTCTATGTTCGAGAGTAAACTAGCATCCGGCAAGAGAACAATAGTGGTCATTTATATGTTGGCGAAATCTTTCATTAGTAAACTATTATTGCATTTTGTTACAAGTACGATAACCCATCTTGAACTATTAAAACATTTAGATTGTCGTTAACATCTTACATTGTTGGAAATTAGAAAGATATTGATCAATATAGATTTTTGGTAGCTATCATTCGACATCACCTCTAACTGTCACTAACACCGTGCAAAACATCATACGCCTTACTTTTGCTTtaaattgtgtcatttttataCCGACTCTATCAATGTCTTCGTATATCAAAATCGTCAATATTTTTACCATAGTTTTTTTCGTTATCTAGCACATTTTCTAGATGCACTATTTTTGGTTGTTAGGACGGTCACTCATTCCCATCAATATCGATAGCTCCTATCATACTTGTCATACTCTCTCCAATCCTAAATAATAGTCCATTACAAAAAAACATGTActtatgtagttttttttttttttttctgaaaaaatgtacttccataatttttaaaatttcttcgACATCAAATTAAACAACTAATTTattgacaccaaattaaacaACTAAATTGAGTTGAttaatttggtgtcaaatttttttaaaaattatgcacgtaagtatttttaatttatttatcaaaaatcacACATCTCATTGTAGTAAACAATCATTTAAGAACGGACGGAGTATTTTCGTTTATCCAATCCAATGTAGCCTATCGAAAATTATactccaaaaataatactcatacaacaatccaaacacaacaacttataCAACCTCTCACATGCAACTAGTATAATTTACTCCATTAGTATTGTTGATAAGCTCGACTAGTGATATAGGTACGACGGTGGGGAGGAAAATTGTACCGATCGAttgcgccgggccgtctccggccaccggatagccgatccgagccgtccacaattttaaaataaaaaatcgaggGGTCTTGCgagggaatcaacggcatccgaagtgtgtatggtgcttgatccgagcacccatttttcgtgtatatatgtatatacgtgtatatacacgaaataGAGgagctcggatcaagcaccctacacacctcggttGCCGTTGATTTTCACGAGgagccactctttttttttttttttagaatttttggacggctcgaatcagcCGTCCAATGGCCGGAGATGACCCGACGAggccggtcggtacgattttTCTCTCCGAccggtcggtactcatagaagCACTCGATCAGCTCCATCGTCGGTTACCAAAACTCATCTTAATTTgtggagtattttattttgtgtgcTGGTCGGTCCACTTGACTTTTTTGCAGGTCCGCCTCCTGCAATTAATTAATGTATTTTCTATTGCAACTCTAAAtttctaaagtttaaatataaaTAATTCCGTGTTCAATCGCCCGTCAAATGCGCGTGCTTTTTTAGTAACATTCTTTATTACGTAACTTAATAATAATGGAAGAAATGTAATGTAAGGACATTATTACGTACAAGAAAATGCTTGCAGGCTCCACCTCCATCTAGCTAGCTGGCTAGCACAATAAAATACTCCATCATCCATCTCCTCCTTTACATCCACTCTACATTTTTatggaatttttaaaaataaaaaatattaactcCCATAATGGTTCCAACATTCTCTAATTTAATGTTGGGGTTTTCTATTGTCTAAACGGGCTAAATTCCAGAAACACGAATTTTGAGACGTTCTCTTATTTAATGTTGGGGTTTTCTATTGTCTAAACGGGTTAAATTCCACAAACACGAATTTTGAGACGGTGCATACCCCTCACATATATTGTACTCCTATCAACTAAAAGTTCGTTTAGTAACTTGTCTAAATTAAAGCCCTTAAATTATAGACATATTTTTGTAAGGTAAACCCACGTATGATGTCATACTCCAATGAGATTTAAAACCTCCACGTAGTGGTGGATACACAGTGGGATCGGTGGGGGCATGCATGACCCCTGCTGAAATTTCAAATGATTTTAATTTTACCCCAAATCATAAAGGCCACAACAATTTGTATTCGAAGATTATGCATATTTTTCCTCTTACATCCCTAGTAATCTTTGTCAAGTTTCTAAAATAGTTATCTTTTACGTATTTGTTTTCCATATAGATTCGTTATCTACATGTATATTAttatagtaaaatttttatgttttaagttCATTTCTTTCAAATTATGATTGTTTACTTTAAGTAAAAGATAAGAATTTCTAATAGTACCATGTTTAATGGTGCTTCCACCTAGTTAAATTTCTGGCTATGTTACTACCTCCACCAAGACCCCCAtggaaataaacaaaaaacataacataaaaagggaattgattttgtcactcccctttttgttaatggcACTCTCCTCCTCTCACAAAAGAAACCATctaacaaaaacataaaagagagtgacattATTAAAAAGGGCAGTGGCAAAATCCTTCAAATGACTCCCCATAAAAATATACTACTAACACAAAAGACAGGTGGGCCTGTCGCCAGCAAACAAGTTGTAAATAAATGGACTAAAAAAAACCATCATGTTTGGCATTTGGAGGACCTTTTTGTCCATTAATAAAATGGAACTTTATGTAGACCTGAAACCCTCCatccttttttagttttttttttcccctttgaagGAGTCATGGAGCTCCTATGAGCCGTGGGCATATTTCGGCCTAAATTTTCCATCACAACCATCGACACCCAATAAGAGAAAGACAATTTGAACTCAAACTCAGGTTGACTTGAATAATCCAACTAGTAAAACCAGCCACATAAGACTATTTAGTTACTTCAACCCTTAGAACTGTGTTGATCAATAATGTCAAACAGACTTCTGACTTCATTGTTGCCAAGAACCCATTTTCTGGGGAGGGTGGGGAGGGTTTGCCTATTATTCACTTCAGGACCAGGAATCAGTTAAGGGGTGCGAAAGCTGACCCGATCatggaaaaaaatacaaatttgttATGACCACTTCAAAGCAAAGGGTGCCGATGAACTCTATATATTCATTTCCAATACACTAGTCATCATGTTCTAGGTTAGCTTGGCTAGAGATAGTCCATGATTGATGCAGTGAAGTTTGAGGAAATGGATTCGAAAAGGAGGATCTTTGGCTTGATCGAGTCAAATTGCATTCATTAGCCTACCAAGAAGTTTtatcaaagattcaaaatacAAAAAGGGGTTGCTAATACACCATATGTTTAGAAAGTGGTGTCCAGTCAAACACTTTTGTtctcaaaatggacaaaattaTGCTTGCCAATACAGCTGCATTAACGCTCACGATCATCAAACCATTTTGGCAATGGCAGGCCAATAAGTTGTCAACCAAAATAACCACATTTTCTGAATCCAActctttatgttttttttttttttttaaatgcagaATGTCCCGAACCAACTTGCACGCACTCCGAACTAATTCCTACCGCCCCTTCCATAGCCTTTCCTCACGCTTACGCATGAGAGTGAGGTAATCCCAAAAGTAGCCAGCTACGACTCCAAGGAGAATCTAACCAAAGACCTTAATCAGTTTTCTAGGGGTTCATTTCACAATCCTTGCCTATACGCTTGCATCATACTGTTTGTCCCTAAATCTTTTACTCTTTGTGTGACTTGATTCATATACAAAATGGGAGAATCAACAGTGACTACCAGACAGGCCCTAAAAACTTTCTATTTAACAGTTCATGCAGCCAACTACAAATAttcacataataaaaatactcatttcCGATCAAGATAAGGAATCACAATTAGGTACTCCTATAATGAATTCATGAACATACAAGCAACGGAGAAAACCTTGATTCAAACTAAAGAAACTAACAATTAGATTGCAGCTTTGTGGATCCATAGCCAAACAGGGCCCACAAAAGAGTTAAAACACAAGATTGCAGTGTTAATTAACTGATAATGCACAACCAAAATTGTCGCTCAAACTGGACCGGTGATTGGGCGAGATAGCAGCAGTGCTAAGTAACTAAAATGCGGGAAAACTAAAATTGTGGCTCAAACTGGACCGATGGTTGAGCCGCCAAACCGAGCCATGATTTGCTTTCAGCTGGTTTGGGAGGAGATGCTTTTGAGTTGCTTGTTTGGTAAGGTGCTTTTGCCGTAATCCTGTATGAATACCACAACAGATCAACATGATCAACCCCATGAACAGAAAGGATTTCATTTGAATGacttttcctctcattttttgaCAACATGAACATTATACAAAACCTCAAGCACAAAGTGTAAACTCAAAACATTTTTTCCAAAAGGGTTAGCCATTTAAAACTACCCCGTTCACCTACAGCTAATTCAACCAATCAACCAGAAATCAAACAGAAAgacattttcaattgcttacaAATGCCTACCTATCTTTTCTCTTCTCCAAGAAACGGGTGAGCGATGCTTTTCTTGCAATTGGTAGATCTgcaataaaaaggaaaaacccACATCAGATTATTAGTAAGTATGCAACAACTAACTCTGTCAACATAGCACGATTGTTCACGAAGCAATTTTGGAAGGATGAAGTAGATTACCAGAAACGATCGGTTGGGGAGCACGTTGGATGCACTCTTGCATCATATTATTGCCAAAATTAGGAACAACAGGACTTGAGCTAGTAGGAATCAAATTAGTTTGTTCGTTTGGTTTCTGGACGGCTGTCGATGCAAACGTGCTAGGGCTATTGTGGGTGCTTCCCTTGCTAGCTAAGAGCATGACTTCCTTCGCCTTGTCCGCCGTTAAATCGTTAAACACGATCACTTGTCCAGCATAGAATATGGTCATTTGTGCAGTTTCTGGTTCTGACTTTTTTACACTGCACATGAATCAGAATTTATCATGAGTTGTGAAATTCTTTGCACGTTGTGTATAGACAAAACGTGGTTAATTTATTactaagtagtttccacgtacATCAATAATGAATACATTATGAATCCTCATATGTATCCATTTAATTCGACAGAACCATTTACATCTTAGTATCTCTATTCACAGCTTGTATCCATTTCTATcagtcaaaaaagaagaaaagagaaggtaGACAGGAAAATTTTGATTCTCTTTTTCTGGGGTTTGACGGTCAGGTGTCCGGACTAGCTTATACGCACCTCGATTATTACAAATCCTCAGTCCGGTGATAGACAGCccatccacacaaaaaaaaaaaggattctcTAAGAAGCAGGTTTTGGGTTATTTTATTGGCGCCCTAATTCTATTGTTGGTTTTGATACCAtgaaagaaaatagagaaagagCCCGCCCTTCAAGAGAACAAAGATAGAaaaccatttttcaaaaactaattaaaattcaaagaCCTTAAACAACCAGGCATTTTTTCCCCTCCATTTTACCGTATCAATCTCGTATTATTTCTAACAAATTGATCATGGGTGCCTCACTAgttttaggagagagagagagagagagagagagagagagagagagagagagagaggagtcttGCGCACCTGGAATCAAAACCAGATTGCAGGGGAAATAAGTCCATAGAAGAGAAACTTCGAGACATTGGAGGCGAATTACGGGTCGAGACCTCCCCGGGCTTCTCAGCCATCGGGAACAAATTCATTGTGGTGGCAGTTGCCGCCGTCGACATGCCTGCAAAATTCCCAAACAAATGACGAAACGTCATCAGATCTGTTTTCAAACGGGAAGCAAAAGCACCTTATAGAAAGAGAGGGAACAAAAGGGGGAAAGTTTCCATCTTTGTAGGCAAAAATTCAGCTTGGATGTGGAACAAATGAAATATCACAAATTTCGGATCTtagatttgaaatttaaacacgTTTTCCTTATTCTCCATTGCGTTTACCAATTTAAATTACGGCAAACACGCAACACaaggaataaaataaaaaaaagcggGAAAATTATTACTGACAAATAGCGAGAAAGATAAACTATAATTTGAgatacaatttttttagaaataacATAAGgggaatttcaaaaaaattctcctaaATTCTACTTCTTTTCCCAAGTTCCAAGCGGAGGTAGCCGTGTTTTGTTTTTCACCAAGAAATGCACGAAATAGTTCCCAATTGTAATTCCCCAATTTAAATGCTAATAACAAGAGGCAAAGGAACAAAAGCCAAATcttgaagaaaacaaaagagaaggaGAATATAAAGAGAGAGCCAAAAATATGACGCAAAATACGGAACGTgaacaaacccaaaaatataAGTATACTAGTAAGCGAGTAGAGTACCGAGGCCGAGATCTCCGAAGCTGCCCTTCTCCTTCAAGTACTGACTCAACAAGCTACACGTCTGCGAGAAATTCGACGACTTCTCCGGCCTCTGCCCGGCGAACCTCCCGGAATCCGCGATCTCCGACGAACTCGACATACTTATCCGGCGACCCAAACAACAACCCCGCCCAGCCAGATGTTATTCCCTCAGAAATGAATCGAAGAGGCAACCGCTTTTTCCTTTCTATGTATGTATAACTATGTAtacctgctctctctctctctctctctctctctctcttgttctatGTTATAGTAGTATATGTATAcgtgggtctctctctctctctctctctctctctctctctctccacttgttGTAGCGCTGTGCAGGTGAGTGAGAATCGCAAGAGTTATCTAGGAGGGAGGAGTATTTGTTGGTGGTGGGGTGGAGAGTCTGCAGACCGTGTAAAAGCACACGAGGAATATATGGGGGCTTTTGGGCGTCTTCCTTGCATTTTCCAAGTGGGGGTggttgattgatttttttagtattttattttttctgatttAATAATAAGTACTATCATTATTCTATTTGTcagctttgctttgtttttctccGGCACTTTCAAACACGTGTTTTTTTGCATTTAATAAGTCGCCTCAGTGCgtctagtctttttcaaaacccCCTCACGGGCCTCACCCCACCTTACCCTTGTCTTTCCGGACATTTACAACGTTTGCCACTTGTTTAGGAAAAATTCTCCCCTTTCGTTCTATATTGAGAGTCTTACTTTTTCTCTcttgttattttttaaattaaaaaaacaattacttccgtatataattttttgaatttttcgcatcttattaaagatctcaattagtactTTTATTTGGtgtgaaaacttcaaaaaattatacacaataatagttgatttttttatttaaaaaatgacacaattttTCGTGATGAAATTTCAATATGAAAAGGATGGAGTAGGTGGTCCTGGGTTGCATGGTTGGCGGTGCGGCAACCCTGAAATGGGGGACCCTGCTGGGTGTTGGCTTCATTCGAGCCGTCCATGCTCGATaatgga
It encodes:
- the LOC131326703 gene encoding protein TIFY 10A, encoding MSSSSEIADSGRFAGQRPEKSSNFSQTCSLLSQYLKEKGSFGDLGLGMSTAATATTMNLFPMAEKPGEVSTRNSPPMSRSFSSMDLFPLQSGFDSSVKKSEPETAQMTIFYAGQVIVFNDLTADKAKEVMLLASKGSTHNSPSTFASTAVQKPNEQTNLIPTSSSPVVPNFGNNMMQECIQRAPQPIVSDLPIARKASLTRFLEKRKDRITAKAPYQTSNSKASPPKPAESKSWLGLAAQPSVQFEPQF